In the Ictalurus furcatus strain D&B chromosome 13, Billie_1.0, whole genome shotgun sequence genome, GtgaagatcattgagattacagCAGAGAAGATGACTGCCCAGCAGTTGGAGGAGGTGAAGAGCTCAACACTGAAAGAGATCCATGTTCTTAATGTGCTGAAAGGACATCCGTCCATCAGTGAGTTCTAGCACTGTTATATTTTGTATTGCAGAGGATTCTGTGCTGTTCAAAAAAGATCAGACAAAaagatttctgtttttctgttttcagtcaCACTTATTGATTCCTATGAATCTGCAACCTTCATCTTTTTGGTATTTGACCTGTAAGTAATCATTTATATAATGCCTTTTTCTGCTGGTTTCCTAAGTCATGGAACGTGTTCAGTAGGTGTGGTGGCCTTGGAAAACCTTCACTTTGTGCAAATGTTGATTTTGTCAATTTTCTACTATGTATCATTCTGAAACTATAGCATTGTTGAACTGAAATATGGTTCTCTGCTTCATCCCAACCACAAGTAATGTTATAGCATTTTAAACCCAACTGAAAGACACCAAAACACTGGTCGTCTAAATGCAactgctttttgtttatttttatttaatatgtaatgaataaaattgaGAAATAATAAGGACCATGAAAACTATGTATACTTTATGCCTGCCTTTATTAAGAGCCATTTTTGCAGTAGCCAAGGCATGTTTAGAAccttctgaacatttctacatCGTTTTGaagaaatatatttctgttaAGTAGAGGTGTCAAAATATGTTCTAGGCTGAAATCCCctgatttttcattattttgggGTGTCAGCCACAGCAACATGTGACAGATTtacccagaccaccacacatatAAAGTGTTAATACAAGAATATATGAAGTAGTAAAATAAGTATGTAGCAAATTGTACATAGTAGTTAGCATTTTCCAGGACGTTATCACAATATCACGATCAAGTAAGAGAGAGATTACGTAACTGCCTCATACTCACTTTTTTGTTCCTACTACATTTTCAACACAGCATGAGAAGAGGAGAGCTGTTTGACTACTTAACAGAAAAGGTTACTCTCAGCGAAAAAGAGACCAGGTATGTGGTTATAGCCATTATGGTCTATACACACATCAAGAAACAATAATCTCTTTCAGTGcatgttttttacatttaggaATATGATGCGTGCTCTTCTGGAGGCAGTCCAGTATCTCCATTCCCTTAATATCGTACACCGAGACCTCAAGCCTGAAAATATCCTTCTGGATGACCAGGGTCACATTAAACTATCTGACTTTGGCTTTTCAGTGCAGCTCCAGCCTGGAGAAAAGCTGAGAGGTGAGTGGCTGTTTAAGCAGTACCGTATCATAATCCTGTTTTTCCCATGAATAAAACTACATgtagaatcttttttttctttcttttgtgttaGAGCTGTGTGGCACTCCGGGCTATCTTGCACCAGAGATTCTGAAATGTTCAATGGATGAAACGCATGAGGGATATGGGAAAGAGGTTGACTTGTGAGTCTGAGTTAGAATTTGTTTCaggattaaaattttttttactctgtttgACCATCAGAAGGCTAAAAACATGGCTAGAATTCTGTTGTATGTATGAATTAGACAGCTTTTAGAAGAAACCCCTCTTCTGGTTGTAGTGGTCATTTTTCCCCTAAGTGATAGTGGTAGTTTCTATTTGCTAATACCAGTCTTCCCTCAGGTGGGCTTGTGGTGTGATTCTGTTCACTCTTCTTGCTGGATCGCCACCTTTCTGGCACCGCAAACAGATGCTGATGTTAAGAATGATCATGGAGGGTCGGTATCAGTTTAGCTCTCCAGAGTGGGATGACCGGTCTGATACTGTTAAGGACTTGGTACGAatcttttttactttaaaagagCCTGATTTTTAGT is a window encoding:
- the phkg2 gene encoding phosphorylase b kinase gamma catalytic chain, liver/testis isoform gives rise to the protein MTRDLVLGEELPHWVRAKEFHQKYESKEVIGRGVSSVVRRCVNKHTGQEFAVKIIEITAEKMTAQQLEEVKSSTLKEIHVLNVLKGHPSIITLIDSYESATFIFLVFDLMRRGELFDYLTEKVTLSEKETRNMMRALLEAVQYLHSLNIVHRDLKPENILLDDQGHIKLSDFGFSVQLQPGEKLRELCGTPGYLAPEILKCSMDETHEGYGKEVDLWACGVILFTLLAGSPPFWHRKQMLMLRMIMEGRYQFSSPEWDDRSDTVKDLISRLLVLDPAVRLTAEQALTHPFFLQYQKEDVRLFSPRKTFRVLILTVLSCIRMYCRYNRARPLTRELLMRDPYSLRAVRKLIDGCAFRIYGHWVKKGEQQNRAALFQNTTKIVLLGLEDLES